In a genomic window of Wyeomyia smithii strain HCP4-BCI-WySm-NY-G18 chromosome 1, ASM2978416v1, whole genome shotgun sequence:
- the LOC129725250 gene encoding serine/threonine-protein kinase PRP4 homolog isoform X4, translating to MATSTSDLTTATPSRRRYVRSNTASVTQLLSDSCNSILQRFRRNPSEKLEKRSQYRFNDLAPSASSSSIFTREHQNSSDYGSLGTSNDSVHRTPYHSFNNTMSSYYKPLFRTFGKRFDLSPKRDTEDKDKTPTVASTSKTPVPTNKCSSGESASSTISRLESKYCDILDRVHQRKEQYKDDKEKTLEPERTPTGLAARGFNPLAKSATTSSVRGDSYSALKERTPYRLAAQRNRHKFLESLEMDYYKKRAELSLACGVGGTSSTTVPVSESLYERNGRELSSTSKYVLKPRSKDSGYYDGKPISLANPNSAIGKENIFKSKYDPDELLSELNTSTILSGAPSVVKRRIKPYKRSDTTGINFLQHSTLSSNVLGVPSTSEVDRKRENRRSGNFHQLQRSATQGFFDADDICTFPISSDEDTPSDDPRQMERDYRRKEIESILQKYAPLDEKKLKEKKSRESLGTKANPTASDLSPEGALSRIKSPIQSRLQHDLQHIRRSSRRHHYDSASGSNGLGLQKSFTTSNVSAHLNGGLYNGNSSVLVVHTGGVNGASGLYQHQQPHPLLMRSSRIPKALSTFKQPSVRDDADGHLIYHTGDILHNRYKILATLGEGTFGRVVKVKDMEMDHTMALKVIKNVEKYREAAKLEINALEKIAERDPTFQHLCVKMLDWFDFHGHMCIAFEMLGLSVFDFLRENNYEPYPMDHVRHMSYQLCYAVKFLHDHKLTHTDLKPENILFVDSEYTTSFNSRKNREVRRVKCTDIRLIDFGSATFDHEHHSTIVSTRHYRAPEVILELGWSQPCDVWSIGCIMFELYLGITLFQTHDNREHLAMMERILGTIPYRMARKTRTKYFHRGKLDWDEKSSAGRYVRDHCKPLHRYVLAETPDHLQLFDIIRRMLEYDPANRISLGEALRHPFFAKLPPAQRLHEKYILVKQKAEQDSKKVSKNTTATNKKLPGKLTRSQSLAFSFPSLLIH from the exons ATGGCAACCTCAACATCGGACCTCACGACTGCAACACCGAGTCGACGCAGATACGTCCGCAGTAATACGGCAAGTGTCACGCAGCTACTGTCCGACAGCTGCAACAGCATCCTACAGCGATTCCGTCGCAATCCTAGTGAGAAGCTCGAGAAAAGATCACAGTATCG GTTCAACGATCTTGCACCATCAGCATCCAGTAGTTCAATTTTCACCCGCGAGCACCAGAATTCATCCGACTATGGCAGTCTTGGGACTTCCAATGATTCGGTGCACCGAACACCCTATCATAGCTTCAACAATACTATGAGCTCTTACTACAAACCACTGTTTCGAACATTCGGAAAGCGTTTCGACTTATCCCCAAAA CGAGATACAGAAGACAAAGACAAAACTCCGACTGTTGCTTCAACGTCAAAAACTCCAGTTCCTACCAACAAATGCAGTAGTGGCGAATCAGCCAGTTCCACTATATCTCGCCTCGAATCCAAATACTGCGATATCCTGGATCGAGTACACCAGCGTAAGGAGCAATACAAAGACGACAAAGAAAAGACATTGGAACCTGAACGAACGCCGACCGGTTTAGCGGCGAGGGGTTTCAATCCGCTGGCAAAAAGTGCAACTACGTCAAGCGTGAGAGGCGATTCTTATTCTGCCTTGAAAGAGCGCACTCCCTACCGATTGGCTGCTCAACGAAATAGACACAAATTCCTCGAGTCTCTCGAAATGGACTACTACAAGAAGCGAGCAGAACTCAGCTTAGCGTGTGGTGTTGGAGGGACTAGCAGTACCACCGTGCCTGTATCGGAAAGTCTCTATGAACGCAATGGAAGAGAACTAAGCAGTACCTCTAAGTATGTCCTTAAACCGCGAAGTAAAGACAGTGGATATTACGATGGAAAACCAATCTCTCTTGCAAACCCCAACAGTGCCATcggaaaagaaaatattttcaaatccaaatacGACCCGGATGAGCTATTATCTGAGTTGAATACTAGTACCATTCTCAGTGGTGCTCCTAGTGTTGTAAAACGTCGCATAAAACCTTACAAAAGAAGTGACACCACCGGAATAAATTTTTTGCAACACTCTACTTTGAGCTCCAACGTTCTAGGAGTTCCTAGCACCTCGGAAGTGGATCGGAAAAGGGAAAATCGTCGCAGCGGAAACTTCCACCAGTTGCAACGATCTGCAACGCAAGGTTTCTTCGATGCTGATGATATCTGCACCTTTCCCATTTCTAGTGACGAAGACACTCCCAGTGATGATCCCCGACAAATGGAACGCGATTACAGGCGAAAGGAGATCGAAAGTATCTTGCAAAAATACGCCCCTCTGGATGAGAAAAAGCTGAAGGAGAAAAAATCTAGGGAAAGCCTTGGAACAAAGGCAAATCCGACAGCAAGTGACCTATCACCGGAAGGTGCTCTGAGCCGAATCAAGTCTCCCATACAGTCAAGGTTGCAACACGATCTGCAGCACATTCGGCGCAGTAGCCGTCGTCATCATTACGATAGTGCTTCCGGTAGCAATGGTCTAGGGCTGCAAAAGTCCTTTACCACGAGCAATGTGTCTGCACACTTGAACGGGGGTCTTTACAATGGTAACAGTTCTGTTCTAGTGGTCCACACTGGCGGCGTCAACGGTGCTTCCGGTCTTTACCAACATCAACAGCCGCATCCTCTTCTAATGCGCTCGTCACGTATTCCAAAAGCACTGTCAACATTT AAACAACCATCCGTGAgggatgatgctgatgggcatttGATTTACCACACTGGCGACATTCTTCATAACAGAT ATAAAATCCTGGCCACCTTAGGTGAAGGTACTTTCGGTCGGGTGGTGAAAGTGAAGGATATGGAAAT GGATCACACGATGGCGCTGAAGGTAATCAAGAACGTAGAAAAATATCGGGAAGCTGCCAAGCTAGAGATCAACGCACTGGAGAAGATCGCCGAACGGGATCCGACCTTCCAACA TTTGTGCGTTAAAATGCTGGACTGGTTCGATTTCCACGGACACATGTGCATTGCGTTCGAAATGCTTGGTCTGAGTGTTTTCGATTTTCTA AGAGAAAACAACTATGAACCATATCCAATGGATCACGTGAGGCACATGTCATATCAGCTCTGCTATGCGGTcaaatttctccatgatcacAAGCTTACCCATACTGATCTTAAACCGGAGAACATCCTGTTCGTGGATTCAGAGTACACCACTTCGTTCAACTCGAGAAAG AACCGCGAAGTACGCCGCGTTAAATGTACGGATATTCGGCTGATCGATTTCGGAAGCGCAACTTTCGATCATGAACATCATAGCACTATCGTATCCACTCGGCACTATCGAGCGCCGGAAGTAATCCTGGAATTAGGTTGGTCGCAACCATGCGACGTCTGGTCGATAGG GTGCATAATGTTTGAGCTGTACCTAGGCATTACGCTATTCCAGACACATGACAACAGAGAACATCTCGCTATGATGGAACGTATACTAGGGACAATTCCGTACCGGATGGCTAG AAAAACCCGTACCAAATACTTTCACCGTGGTAAGCTCGATTGGGACGAGAAATCTTCGGCTGGACGATATGTGCGTGACCATTGCAAACCACTTCATCGATACGTGCTGGCAGAAACACCTGATCACCTGCAATTGTTCGACATTATTCGGCGCATGCTAGAGTACGATCCGGCCAACCGGATCTCGCTAG gTGAAGCACTCCGTCATCCGTTTTTCGCAAAGCTTCCGCCAGCGCAGCGTCTACACGAGAAAT